CAAACACAGCCGGGCCTTCTGCCCCTCCTGTCACCTGTCACCTGGGACCCAGGGCGGGGCTGCAGCCTGTGCATCCCACCCGCCGTGGGACCGCGGGGAGGAGGTGGGCAGAGTGGGCCGCCAGCGTGTGGCTCGCCCCCTGATTTGCTTTGTTAAATGTTCTTTATGAGTACTTTCAACAACTTTGAGCTCCTCTGGGTGAAAGGTGAAAGGCAGGTGGAGTTTACGCTCGGTGAGCCTCatgggacagaagcagaggtctcCCGTGGGGGTCGGTGGTCCCTCCTGAGGGGTCCTTCTCAGAACCCCGCCTGGGGGCCTTCCTCATCAAAGCTCACAGGCGGCATCTGTGCCGACTCAGCACTTGGGGCTGCCCAGGAAGAGGTGACTGCGGAGCCAGCATCTGCTTGGGCCCGTGGGGTGGGCCTGGGTGTTTGGTCATCCCGCCAGGCGTGACACTGACCCGGGCGGGGCCTGGCGAGGAGCACGCAGGTCACGGGAGAGCCCGCGACGCCCGCGGACAGGCGCTTGGCACGCGCAGCTGTGGGGGGGATGGGCCGCAGATGTTTCCTTTCTTCGTCTCGGATCTCGGGATttggagacacgggttcgatgtCAACATTCGTTTCACCTGctccttcatttattcaaagGAGGTCGACTGCGGGCCGACTGGGCGCTGCACCCTGGCGGGCGACAGGTCACAGACCTGGCAGCTTGGTCGGAGAGAGCGAGGTCTGCCGAGGGCCCGGAAAGGGAGGCTGGCTGTGGGGcctgggggcgggaggggtggggcaggagcaGAGGGGTCCGGGCGGCCCGAGAAAGGCCCTGGGGGCCCAGGGAGCAGGACGGCTTACGGCGTGGGGCAGACCCGGCGGCGGCGGGAGCTGTGTGTACCCGAAGGGCTTCCTTCAGGAGAGGGTGACGGTTTCTCCCCCGGCACTGCCGGCATTTGGAGCAGGTGCGTCGCCGCGGCGGGGCCGGTGCCCTGCGGGGTGTGGAGCCGCATCGGAGCCCGCCCCCCGCAGGCGCCTTCCCGCGGGCGCAGTGCTGCGCGTTCCCGGCAGAGGGCGCGGCGTGGACACGGCCGGAGGCGCGGAGCTGCTCGCGGGGTCCTGGGCGGGGCCGGAGTCCAGCCTCGGGAGGGGCCGCTCCAAGGTCACCCCTCCGAGGACCTCAGCCCTGTCTTCCCCCTGCAGTGGCGCATTCTCAGCTTAACCGTCAGTTACACTGATGGTCCGTGTTTCAAAGCACGGCGAGGCTTGTCTGCGGGTTGGACCCAGACAGACAGTGTCCGTGTGCGTGTGCCAGAGGAGGTACTGGGAGAGGCCGCGTCCGCAGAGGCAGGAAGCAGGGACCGGGGGTTGCTGTGTCCAGGGCTGGAGAGGGGCTGGCGGGACCCTGACTGCTCggctgggaggggctggaggctgcAGAGCCAGGCACTTCCCACACGTTCATGGCTCACACTGAACGGGTGAGGACCGCGAGGCAAGGCACCCCCAGGGTCAGACCCTGCGCCGGGCATCACCCCTAGGACGTGCCCCATTCTCTGGAGGACACTGAGGGTGAGGGTGGCCCAGTGCTTTGTCCAGGGTCTCAGGGCTGGGACCAGACCTGCCCAGGCCAATGGGGACAGGCGCACATCTCTCCTTTCAGGCCAGGCGTGCCCACAGAGCAGGGCCTAGGACAAGCAGGTCGGAGCACCGTGGAGGGAGGGGCGCTTCCTGTCCTGAGGCCGCTGGGAAATGGAGTCTGTCCCGCTTTCCTGTCCCCAAGTCGGCCTGGGATTGTGTTTACAACCCAAACCGAGCCTGCGGCGCCGGCAGCACCCAAAGAACGGTCACCATGGCAATACGGAGCAAGCGCTATCTTAGCCACACGAGGCATCCCAGGGAGACACGGTGGCGGAGCCGAGACAGGTCTCCCACCCTCCGCCCGAGCTCCTCGCCCATCCTCGCCTGTCCACACCAGGCCACCTGCATCAGGACCCACCGGGCTGAGATGCCACCGCCTCACTGAGCCCGCCCATCAGAGCGTGAGGCTGCGGCCCCAGGTGGGCGCGGCCTGAAGCCCAGCATTGCTTCTAAACTGCTTGTCTTTAACCCCAGCCTGGGGGTGGAGGGCGCGCAGAAGGCCCCCGTCCAGCAGGGAAGGTGCAGCTGGGACCACCTTTCAGAGACAAGTGCACAAAACACGTCTGCATCATTGGGTCCAAtcattccacttctgggaatctgCTTTAAGAAAAGAACTGGAAATGCAAACGTTTGCAAACCAGCTGTCCCCGTGTCAGCTGCAGGCTCAAACGTGGGAGGTGACCTGCCCAGCCACGGGCTCCGCATGACCTTTAGATGGAAAGTTGCACACTCATAGGCACATACACAAGCAACACAACACACAAGTCCATGCGTGTGCAGACACGTGCGCACACCTGAGCTTGTGCTCACCCAGGCCAGGCGGGAGCAGCTCTGCCAGGACCCCTGCTGGGTGGCCCCAGAAGCCAGCAGATGGACAAGCAGGGCCCCGTCCAGCGGGAGGCTGTGTTCAGGCGCCTCTGCCTGAGGAAAACGTCCCTGCTTCCCCGCGCAGGGAGAAGGTCACCGGGACCTTGTCACCCAGGGTCGGGAGCCTCCTGTGGACACAGGGCCCTGGCTGCCGTCCCCAAGGGAAAACGAGCTGCACCCAGAGGCAGCCCTCCGCCCTCTCTGCCCCCGATGACCCTCGCCGTGGAAGAGCAGGTGGGGTTAACACTTGCTTTCAGGATGGGAGTTCACTTCATCTCTGCAGCTCCCACCCAGGTGGGTAGGTGGCTGAGGCTCTGCAGCCCTGGGAGATGCAGCACCTTCCAGGGTCCAGCGCAGATCCCAGGGCAGGCCCCTCCGTGCCCCATCTGCCCCCCATCTGCACGGTGCCTCAGGGGAGTCCCGAGAGCTGTGCCTTCAAGGTCGCCCTGGGGGGAAGCCACCCAGCCTGGCCAGACGGTTCCCAGGACTGCTCGAAGGCCGGGCCTGGGGCGTGGGGCCCTTGGTACCTGGGAGAGGGGGGCTGCGGGCACCCCAAGCCAAGGACACTAAACCCACAGCTACCCCATCCAGGTGCTCGGGCACCTGGGCCCACCCAGGGAGGGGCCACCTTAAGGGAGGCAGCCCAGGTGGACGCCGCGTGCACAGCAGGTTCTGTTATAGGAGATGAACTTGAGGTCCAGTCACCAAGTATTTTATACCAGGCAGAaaaccctgccccttcccctgcgGGGACAAGTCCAAGCTGTGTGCGCAACAGACCTCCTTGGAGAGACAGTGCAGGACAAAAGGCAGGTAGCGTCTTGCTCATAAGATGTGCAGAGACCCAGAGTCCCGTGGAGAGCAGTCTCCCAGCAGGAAGTTGGGACATGGCTTCCTGACTTGGCGGACCCAGCAGGCCTCCCAGGAGGGGTGTCCTGCCCTCGGTGTCCCGGCTGGCGACCCTTCCAGGCCTCTGCCTTGCTGTCCTTCAGCTCCTTGGCCTCAGTGGAGCCCCAGCCTCTCTCGAGGGTCCCCTCACTCAGCCTCAGTGGACCAGGGCAGGCAGCCCAGAGGCTGGACCACCCGCCTGGTCTGATCGCCCTGTCTGGCCTCGCCACTCCACCTCTAAATGGTGTTGAGTCCAGAATGGGGACAGGGGTGTCCCTTCTCCCGTGTGTCACACGCCACTTGCCGTGCTGGTACACCAGCTCCCCGAAAATCAAAGCCCCGGGTATAGTGTTTGCCCAGTTCCACGGCGTGAATTCACTGAACTTGGCGTCAGGGAGACGTGTACACATCAGCTCCCGTGAGCCTGGGggagccccctcctcctcccccatcctcttctccttcctgcagccccctgggctgggagagggggctCTCGCATTTCTCAGGACGGACTCTCCTCCGCAGGGCAGCacgcccttccccacccccagcgtCTCCTAGAAGTGCCCTTGCTGTGCTCAATGAGACCTAAGAGACTGCAGGGAATTTTCAAGCCACAGCCCGGATTGCAAGTGTACTGTCTTCGCTGCAAATCCTACTTCGAGTACCTAAACCCAAACACTAACCTTTTGTGTGTCTCCTGTACCAGGCTAATCGCCTCGCAGCCCAGGAAGACGTGTGCCTTGGGCCATCCAATAGCACCTACTGAGTGGGACAAGGTACAGGCACGCTGTAGGTGCCTTTTATTATTATAGCAGTTAATGTTCACGACAACCTTATACCATCGTCTCCCCATTTAACAGGTGACGGTCCCCGGGGCAGGTGGGTCACATGACAAGCATTCACGTCCGGAGCCCACGCTCTCAGCCGCTGCGTGTACAGGGCTTCTCACCCAAGGGGCCATACCTGGGGAGGCAGAACGCGCTCATTTTCCCCCAAACGATCACCCGGTTACCCTGGGAATCCAGAACCTCCTTGTAGCGGCTCTTGACACCTGGGCCAGGTCCCCTCAGCTCACTTCCAACCTCAGAGCAGCAGGGGGACAGTCCCCGAGCTCACGGCCAGCGTTCCATCTCCACCGCTGTCCCGCATGGGACTTCCTCTGACCTGctcagcctggggtggggcagcccGAAAGGGTGGAGGCTTAATGTCCCGGGGTGAGGGGGCAGCCCTCGGccgggggtgggtgtggggggaggggacccGGCTTATCCATCCTCAGGGGACCGTGGCGAGGGGCCCCTCAGAGGGGCTCCGGGGATGGAAACCCCACCCTGCAGAGACAGCTCAGTAACCACACTCCACTGGCTTTTCCTCCTCCATGTCCCCACCTTGCTTGCTCCTGCGTTCTGGGGTCCCTTCCCAAGGTCGCCCCAGGCACTGAAGTCCTTGCACAGATGCTGCTTTCGGGTCTTGGAAGAGTCGTGGGGTTGCCACTCAGTGGTGTCATGAACAGCCTGGCTTCGCTGGTGGAACATGGGAGGTGAGGGGAGGCCTGCACACCTCCCTCTGCTGCCTCTGGAGCCGACTGTGGCCTCAGGGCAGGCGGGGAGAGCCGGAAAGTTCTCCAGGCCACCCTGGCTCCTGCAGCAAGATGGCAGCGGGTGCTGACCGTCAGGCCCCAGGTCCAATCCTAGGTGAGGCGACAGACGCCCCCGAGGACGGCCCGCGCACCTCGCCAGGCCTCTCTAGTTGAGATCAGGACCCTGATGGGGGGAATAGTGCCTGAGGTGCGGGGTCCTTAGGCCTGAGTTCACCTGAGGGTCTCGTACCCCCGAGTTGTATCCCGCTTGTTTGTGGGAAAGAGGCTTCCCTTGTCAGGGGTCCCTAAGAATACATCTGAGGCGGATGCCTTCGCCAAAGGCTGCTTGTTGGATGCGTTTCCTGTGGACGCTGTAACGAAGGACCACAACCGGAGGGGGCGCTTCAGACAGCAGAAATCTCTTCCCAGAGTCTGGAGGCCAGAACCCACGACCAGGGTGTGGGCAGGGCGGGTTGCTTCTCCAGGCAGCGGGGAGGATCCCTGCCAGCCTCTGCCCTAGACTCCGCTGCTTTCCTGGCCATCCTCGggctccttggcttgtagacgcctctctgcctctgtctccacaaGGTGTCTCCCTGTCTCACTGTGTCCTCTTTGTAAATAAGGACACTAGGGGTTGGATCTAAGGCCCACCCTGAACCCATAGGACTTCATCTAAACCCACATCTTAACTGCATCTTCAAGGACCCTATATCCAATATCACACTCATAGGTACCAGAAAGGAGGACTTAACACATCTCCCGGGGGACACgatccacccccccacccctcacgCTCTTCAgactcttccccaccccccactgccTCCCTCACTGCATCCAGACCGACAGCCGGGACCGAGTCGCAACAGCCTGAGCGGGCGTATATATGGAGAACCTGTGGCCCGCGGCTCACACGTGCTTGGCCGTGTGGGAGCCGCTCTGGAAGGTGTTGgattggggggcgggggtggacgTAAGGCTGGACAGGGGACAGTTTATTGATGTGGGAGCTCACCTGTGACTAGGGGTGGACCGTCTGAGACAGGTGGCACCAGCCCTCATACAGCGTGGGTCACTGCACCAAGAGGTGACCTTAGCGAGCAGAAGGCCGGCGAGGGATGgtgcggggcagggggaggaggccTCTTATCATGGCCCCAGGCTGGCCACAGCTGTGGCACCGACTGTGGCTCGTTCCACTAAACGTCCTTATcatttgttgctgttgctgtgaCAGCTGCCACCTTGAAGGACCAGCGCCACCCTGAGCAGGCGTGAGCGCCGCGGGGTGACTGCTGGCAGCTGTCCCCAGTGTAAGGTGCAGCGTCTCCAGTGCCCTCCAGAGCGTCAGGCAGGGGTGGGAGTTGGTGGTAAAGCTCCAGACCCTTCTTCTTCAAAAGGacaatttgggggacttccctggtggtccagtggctaagactccacacccccaatgcagggcgcctggattcgatccctggtcagggaactagatcccacatgctgcaactaagagtccgcatgcagcaactaaaggtcccgcgtgccacaactgagagCCGGctcagacaaataaataaataaattttttaaagaaaggactATTCGGGGCCCACTCCCCAGGGCTCTGCAGGGGTCCCCAGTGGAATGGGACTTGGTGGCCCATTGTggactttccctccctcctccgtgCTCCCCACACCCTGCTCCTGCATCTGGGGTGTCACCCTCCGTACTGGGTTAAACGGTGTCCCCCCcaattcatgtccacccagaacctcagaatgtgaccttatttggaaatagggtctttgcagctATAATTAGTTAAGGTGAAGTCACCCTGGATTACGGAGCCCCAAATCCGATGACAGGTACCTTTATGAGAAGAggagggacacacagagagaagccacgtgatgacagaggcagagatggggtgaTGCATCCATCAAGCCGAGGGGCGCCCGGAATTGCCAacagtgccaggaactggggagaggccaggggcAGGCTTGCCGTCAGAGCCTCCAGGAGCCCAGCCTTCCCACACTGCATCttggactcctggcctccagaactgtaagagcatgagtttttctttttcttttcttttttggccgtgctgtgtggcttgtgggatcttagttccccaaccagggatcaaacccgggccacagcagtgaaagtgcagagtcctaaccactggaccgccagggaattccctgaatctctgttgctttaagcctcccagtctgtggcactttgCTACGGCCACTCCAGGAAACtaatttccccccaaataaacTCCCTCTACCAGGTCCTTGTCCCGAGCTCTGCTTTTGGGGGAACCCAAACGGCGCCCCCAGGTGTGGGCTGCGCACAGTTAGGCTTTTGCCTCACTGGAAGGGGGAGGGGTCCGTGCTGGTCTTCCCCCTGCTACAGTGGACGGAAGGGACCTGGGGCCCTGTCCCCTCCAGCCTCGGGGAAGAAGCTGTCCCAGGCTCAGGGGAGCATTTCGGAGTCTACGTGGGCAGCACACGCAGCCCGGCCTCCACGGGAGAACACAGACAAGGAAGCTGCCAGCCGCCAAAGACCGTCCCTGCTGGGATGAGGCGCACGCAGAGCCCAGGCCACCGCCCCACCCGGCCACCTGGCCCAGGTGCCCCGGCTCAGGAAGCGCTGCCACCCCTGCCCAAGCCAGCTCCTCTCAGCTGCAAACCTTGATCCGCCCTGGCCTTCAATCTGCTCGTGCCATTAGCACCGGAACAGAACTCGCATTTAAAGAGCGTCAGCCCTTCCCGCCCCTCTTCCTGGCCCTGGAAACATGCGGGCAGAAATAGCAGCTGCCGGCTAGAGGGAGTGACTGCCGCTTGCAGAACCGAGCGAAGGCTCCTGCCCGGGCGGGCCTCGCTGCGTGGGTGCCCAAGGCGGCCACAAAGCCCAGCTTGAAATAGCTCCCTGTGGGTACCGTGCGGCAGAAGGAGGGCAGCCTGCGAGCCATGAAGAAGGTGGGGGGAGGCGGGCCCCGGGGTGGGCAGGGTCCTGGCAGCGGACCCAGGTGAGCACAGCAGTTCCGGGAACCTTGAACCCACCCGCGCATCCGCCAGAGGCCCCAGTGGAAGGCAGGCCTTAGGGCAGGACCCCGGGTGCCAGGGGCGGGGGGTGCTGTGGGTGGTCTCGGGCCCAGCCCAGTAGCCTCAGGACGCTGTCGGGGCCTGGACGTCCCATCCCCGGGCCACTCTCCATGTtccaggaggagggagcagggacgCTGCTGGAGACACACAGGCCAGAGGGCGCCCAtctgggaaggggagaaagaggcgTCACTGGCCTCTTGTCAGAGCTGGCCAGGCATGGCCTGGGGCCCTGGCCGACCCAGAGCCAGGCTCTGCGCCTCTCGGCCACCTGCTTCCTGCTGCTCCCACGTCACTCACTCTGGGGCCCGGAGGCCCCGCTCCCTGGGCGGTCCTGCCCCCTGGGATGAGcctgcccagccctgcagccTAGTCCTTTAGAGCAGGGGCCCAAGGAGCAGCCTGACGCGAGGAGGCGTCCTCAGGAGGTAAGGGGCCTTAGAGCTCGAGGTGTGAGCCCTGGGTGGGAGGCAGGCCTCGGACACGGCTGCTCCCGTAGGGGGCCGCTGggccctgcagccctggctgGACCAGCTGGCCTCAGGGGTCACTCTGCCAGCTAAGCCCTGCAGTGGGTGAGCAGCCCCCGCGCCCGCTCCCGTGGCCTGGGGACAGAGCACACCCTGGGCAGGTGGCCCAGCAGGGCACACTTTCTGATTCCCACAACGTCACCGTCACACGCCCCTCGAGGTGGTTCGCGGGGGCACCTCAGGGCCAGCGGGGTCGTGGCCTGGCTGATCACAGCAGGGCACTGGGCCTGGCATTCCCGACCCAGCTCGGCTGCACAGCCGCCCCTCTAGTCGCCTCTGTCCCCTCTGAGTGCGAGGACCTGCCCTGCTCTGGTGCAGGGGTGACCCAGGCCCCTTGCTGAGAGCTGTGACCCTGTCACCCTGTGCCGTCACCCTGTGCCACCACCCTGTGGTGGCAGCAGAtgtgggagggggctgggtgtTCATGGGGACTTGGTGGTCTCTGTTCTCCCATCACCACGTACAGAAGGCACTGAGGTGGCACCCCTGGCCATGCACCCAAGGGACTGGGGGTGAGTGACTCTTCCAGCCCCCgtgcctccccccagcccctctgtCCTCAAGTCTCGGTCCCCAAGTCCCTCTGTCCTGAGCCCATCGAGCTAGTGGGAGGAGAGCCTTCCAGGCTCCAGTAGAGGAGGCCACAGTGAATTTAAGCAGCGGCCAAAGGCTCCGTTTTATTTCATGCTGGGACCAAAGGCCTTCCCGCTTTCTCACCGAGAAGGTGCGCACCTTCCATGCCCGGCCTCCTCCCCCTCCGTGGTCCAAACCCACAGAGCTAAGTCCCAGAATCAGGATCCTTTCCCGAGTCAGACGCAAAGCTCCCTGGGGCCCGGTGCCTGCCTGGCTCCCAGGTCAGGAGGCTGGGCTGCTGGGCCGTCTTCTGCAGACCAGGGGTCCGGGTGAGGGTGGGGACAGAGCCTGGGGGTGCTGAGCGAGGCTGAGGGCTTCCTCTCCTTTTATGTGGCCCGTGGTCCTCCCCCCTGTGAAACACGCAGAGCCCCCCGGGGGTCCTTCCCCCAGGAGGTCCCGGGCATGGGACCCGCGAAGCCGGCCTCACATGGCGTACGCGGCCCAGTAGATGACGTTGACGGCGGCGAAGGCCGCGGGGAACACGGCACGGGCGTAGATGTCAATGGTGTCCGCGTCGATGGGCTTGAAAAGCGCACGGAGGCCCCCCGGGGCCCCCTGTTTCTTCGTCTCCTCTGTCTCCACCTCCACCGACCTGTAGGAACCCATGAGGTTCCCGGGCGCGCGGCACTGCCGGCGGGACGCGGCCAGCTCCTGGGTGACGCCCGCGGCCGAAAGGGAGAAGAGCACGATGGCATTCTTCACGTCCATctgtgtggggagggagaggggcaggctGAGTGGCTGGCGAGCGAGGGGCAGgacccccagcccaggccagcgGCTCTATTGGTAGAGCAGGTGGCAGAGGGTCCCAGGCTGAGCACAGGAAAAAGTGCCCCCTGCCCCGCCGGCAATGCTGACCCTTGCTGGTGCTGGGCGGGGGCGCTGTCCTTCGTCCTGAACGTGagaaccccaccccacccccagcctcacctCGACCCTCTGCTCCTTGACCTTGACCTTGGCCTTTTGCTTCTTCCGGTAGTCAGCGTTGAAGTGGGCGAAGGCGTACTCCACCAGGGCGGCAAACACAAAGACGTAGCAGATCCAGAAGTACACGTCCAGCGCCTTGATGGCCGACGCCCGCGGCAGGGAGGAGCGGGCACTGACCATCAGCGTGGTCATGGTCAGCACCGTGGTGATGCCTGTGGGGACAGGTGGTGTCACTACTGGAACCCACCCGGGTGCAGGTCAGGCTCCTGTCACCAGGCCCGGCCCGGCTGGCCACTGCCCCAGGACAGTGGGCCCGAGGGACTGCAAGGCAAGGCCTGTGCTCAGGACAAGTGGGGTTAGGGCCCTGctcccagactccctccttcCACCAGCTCCCGCGGGGGAGAGGCCAGGGCCCCGTACCTAGAGACACCCTGGCGGGCACTGCGGCCTGGCTAATCCAGAAGGAGACCCAGGACATGGCGACCAGGAGGATGGAGGGCATGTAGGACTGGATGATGTAGACGCCCCGGTTCCTCCGGAGGTGGACGTGCAGGCTGAGCCGGGGGAACTGGCCGGCTGCCGGAGACCCCCGTTAGCACCAGGCCCACCACCCAGGGCAGTGCTCGGGGAGAGGGGCACTGAGCGGGAACTGGGGCCACTGCCGGCCTCCAAAGAGAGGAAGACCCTTGTGCCCACCTCCCCCCACAGCCTGATGGGTCAGGAGAGGGGCCGGCCCTGCGGCAGGGCcaccagaggagggagaggagaaagattCCGGCCTTGCTGCTGGCCCGTGGGCCCCTCCCAGAGCGCAGTGcacccctctcctgccctgcTTGTGCACAGCCCAGCTCGAGGAAAGAGCCAGCCTGGGCTTGCTGGCTCCGATGACCGGGCAGCAGGGGCGGGAGGGGCCGGGAGACAACACAGGCTTGGCCCTGGAGCCCCCCGGCACCCCTCAAACCCCGGGAAGCAATGAAGAAGCGAGGAGTAAGGCGGAGGAAACCTGATCTGGGCCCGCACTAGGGCTCGTCCCGAGCGGCTCAGCCAGGCACAGGCTGCGCCGACCAGCGGTTTTCCAGTTGCAGCCTCCGGGGGCCCTCGGGGCTGGCTAGTGGCTCTGCAGAAAGCGCTAGAAAGCCACCAGCGGGGCTCACAGGGAAGAGGCCGCGAGAGGCCGCGTTACCCGATTTGAAGTTCATCAGCTCCGTGGTGAAGCGGTAGCTGGTGATGGTGAACTGGGCCAGCTGCAGCCGGTCCAGCCCGTGGATCTGCCCCTGGTTCTCGGACCAGTAGTAGACGATGTCCTCGGACGAGTAGCCGTCTGCAGGAGAGCCCACATGGGCCGCAGAGCCTggcgccccctccccagcccctggcagccctcGCAGGACTGCCCTGCCTGTGCTGGGAGCCCGATACACAGAGGCAGGGAGCGAGGAGGCCTGGGCCCGCGCCTGGCACCTCGGAAAGGTGGGCAAGGCCAGAGGAGCTGGCCAAAGGGCAGGTCGCCCTTGCCAGGGTGACCCGCAGGGGCCGCCATGCTGGCCCAGTGACACAGGCACGTGTCTTGTCTGGGCTCCAGGGCCGGCTGTCCTGGGCAGGGCGCTGACCCGCAGCAGGAGGGCCTTCCGgccccctctcttccttctcttccttctgtttccgccccgccccgcccccgccccgcactCACAGCTCTCCAGGTGCAGCATGCACTCCTGCTCGTCCATGGGGTACTTGGCCAGGTCCATGTCGCAGGCCACCGTGGAGGTGATTCTGCCCAGACAACACACCGGTGGGTCCCCAGGATGAGGCCAGCCCCCGGCAGCCGGCGTCTCTCTGGCCCAACATGGCCGAGACGCTCCTGCACCGGCCAGCATGGCCTCCTCACGGGGCGGCAGCAGGCTGCCTTTGGTCTTGCCGGCAAGCTGCTGGCATTTGGGTGGAAAC
The sequence above is drawn from the Tursiops truncatus isolate mTurTru1 chromosome 1, mTurTru1.mat.Y, whole genome shotgun sequence genome and encodes:
- the GABRD gene encoding gamma-aminobutyric acid receptor subunit delta, producing MDALAWLLPPLLLLCAQQHRGTRRSCARGSCRALTSREHDRRGVRLAAEAATLSQASFMVGAALALASVPLSVCEALAQDRAMNDIGDYVGSNLEISWLPNLDGLIEGYARNFRPGIGGPPVNVALAIEVASIDHISEANMEYTMTVFLHQSWRDSRLSYNHTNETLGLDSRFVDKLWLPDTFIVNAKSAWFHDVTVENKLIRLQPDGVILYSIRITSTVACDMDLAKYPMDEQECMLHLESYGYSSEDIVYYWSENQGQIHGLDRLQLAQFTITSYRFTTELMNFKSAGQFPRLSLHVHLRRNRGVYIIQSYMPSILLVAMSWVSFWISQAAVPARVSLGITTVLTMTTLMVSARSSLPRASAIKALDVYFWICYVFVFAALVEYAFAHFNADYRKKQKAKVKVKEQRVEMDVKNAIVLFSLSAAGVTQELAASRRQCRAPGNLMGSYRSVEVETEETKKQGAPGGLRALFKPIDADTIDIYARAVFPAAFAAVNVIYWAAYAM